Proteins from one Microbacterium proteolyticum genomic window:
- a CDS encoding fluoride efflux transporter FluC codes for MVSWRDLVSVFFGGALGTAARAGLTLALADDLGPALVPLINVVGAFAIGILFGIRARMPMSTRAQRAQLFFGTGVLGGFTTYSALAVESADLSLLWWGAATVVVGTLAAWLGVLIGRGGRVA; via the coding sequence GTGGTGTCCTGGCGCGATCTGGTCTCGGTCTTCTTCGGCGGTGCGCTCGGGACCGCGGCGCGCGCCGGCCTGACCCTCGCCCTCGCCGATGATCTCGGCCCCGCGCTCGTTCCGCTCATCAACGTCGTCGGCGCGTTCGCCATCGGCATCCTGTTCGGGATCCGGGCGCGGATGCCGATGTCCACGCGCGCCCAGCGGGCGCAGCTGTTCTTCGGCACCGGCGTCCTCGGCGGATTCACGACGTACAGCGCGCTGGCGGTCGAGTCCGCCGACCTGTCGCTGCTGTGGTGGGGGGCGGCGACCGTCGTGGTCGGGACGCTCGCCGCGTGGCTCGGCGTTCTGATCGGGCGCGGAGGGCGCGTCGCGTGA
- a CDS encoding fluoride efflux transporter FluC → MTPLVFLAVLVAGGVGAALRFTLDTAVRGRTGERFPWGILVVNLTGAFVLGLVTPLVVDEAWRWIVGTGLLGGYTTFSAVAVTTALLAEEGRARAATTYAVASFAGSVLAAAAGLALGHAL, encoded by the coding sequence GTGACGCCCCTGGTCTTCCTCGCGGTGCTCGTGGCCGGTGGAGTCGGCGCGGCGCTCCGCTTCACGCTCGACACCGCCGTGCGCGGGCGCACCGGTGAACGGTTCCCCTGGGGGATCCTCGTGGTGAATCTGACCGGCGCTTTCGTGCTCGGGCTCGTCACCCCGCTCGTCGTGGACGAGGCGTGGCGGTGGATCGTCGGGACCGGGTTGCTCGGCGGGTACACGACCTTCAGCGCGGTCGCGGTGACGACCGCCCTGCTCGCCGAAGAGGGGCGTGCCCGCGCCGCCACGACGTACGCGGTCGCCTCGTTCGCGGGATCCGTCCTCGCGGCGGCGGCGGGTCTCGCCCTCGGTCACGCCCTCTGA
- a CDS encoding efflux RND transporter permease subunit gives MSYLAVLSLRNRALIALVTIVAAVFGGLALTNLKQELIPSIEFPQLAVVTTYPGASPEVVEADVSTPIEGAIRGVEGLESTTATSTTNSSIVSASFTYGTDLAAAQQKILAAIARIKDQLPESADTTVASASIDDFPVIQLAVTGYSDAQTIQSTLESVVVPALEDVTGVNAAQVVGGTGQRVTITPDPTRLGERGFGQQAISDALEANGVLFPGGSITEGDQTLTVQTGAKLTSVDEITALPLVPTDAAQASAGPTTIGDVATVAQQSDPVTTLSRVNGEPALTIAVTKLPAANTVDVSRAVLAAIPDLESSLNGATFTVVFDQAPFVEQSIEALAQEGLLGLAFAVVVILIFLMSVRSTLVTAISIPTSVLVTFVGLQAFGYSLNVLTLGALTIAIGRVVDDSIVVIENIKRHYVGDADKIPTIIRAVREVAAAITASTITSVAVFLPIAFVGDVTGELFRPFALTVTIAMAASLLVSLTIVPVLASWFLKPGKVVRDAEGNPVDPESPTAPPSRLQKAYVPILSWTLRHSWVTLGLALLVLAGTVASVPLLKTDFLGDSGQNTFTVTQKIGSAPSLTAEDAAAQKVEAVLRDIPGVETVQTSIGSSGSALRDAFSGGGSGITYSITSEAGVDQVDLRERVRTAVSDIADAGDIEVSAQGSGFGSTDITIDVTAADADGLQQATDAVVGGLEGRDGIGQVSSSLSASLPFVSVRVDRDAAAERGLSERTVGALVSGAMQPRQAGTVEIDGRGVSVYIASDDPPTTVDTLKALEIPTAGGAVRLDEIATVETSQTPPSITTSRGLRTATVTVTPTTDDLSSSSASVRDALADVALPDGATAKLGGVVTNQQDAFGQLGLALLAAILIVYVVMVATFKSLRQPLELLVSVPFAATGAILMLAITGVPLGVAGMIGALMLVGIVVTNAIVLIDLVNQYRARGLSVFDATVVGGSRRLRPILMTALAAIFALVPMALGITGHGGFISQPLAVVVIGGLVSSTFLTLLVLPTLYNLVEGARERRAARRAATSTPDAGAAEPTTGEHPVSRRQLREGH, from the coding sequence GTGTCGTATCTGGCCGTCCTGAGCCTCCGCAACAGGGCGCTCATCGCGCTCGTCACGATCGTCGCCGCCGTCTTCGGCGGGCTCGCGCTGACGAACCTCAAGCAGGAGCTGATCCCGTCGATCGAGTTCCCCCAGCTCGCGGTCGTCACGACCTACCCGGGTGCCTCGCCCGAGGTCGTCGAAGCCGACGTGTCGACCCCCATCGAGGGCGCGATCCGCGGCGTCGAGGGACTGGAATCCACGACGGCCACGAGCACGACGAACTCCTCGATCGTTTCGGCGTCCTTCACCTACGGCACCGACCTGGCCGCCGCGCAGCAGAAGATCCTCGCCGCGATCGCTCGCATCAAGGACCAGCTTCCCGAATCGGCCGATACGACCGTGGCATCCGCGAGCATCGACGACTTCCCCGTCATCCAGCTCGCCGTCACCGGCTACTCCGACGCGCAGACCATCCAGTCCACGCTCGAGTCGGTCGTCGTCCCGGCGCTCGAGGACGTCACGGGGGTCAATGCCGCCCAGGTGGTCGGCGGCACCGGACAGCGCGTCACGATCACGCCCGACCCGACGCGCCTGGGCGAACGCGGGTTCGGCCAGCAGGCCATCTCCGACGCCCTCGAGGCCAACGGCGTGCTCTTCCCCGGCGGATCGATCACCGAGGGCGACCAGACCCTGACGGTGCAGACGGGCGCCAAGCTCACCAGCGTCGACGAGATCACGGCGCTCCCGCTCGTCCCCACCGACGCCGCGCAGGCATCCGCCGGGCCCACGACGATCGGCGACGTCGCGACCGTGGCGCAGCAGTCCGACCCGGTCACGACCCTGTCGCGGGTCAACGGCGAGCCCGCGCTCACGATCGCGGTCACGAAGCTCCCCGCGGCCAACACCGTCGACGTCTCGCGCGCCGTGCTGGCGGCGATCCCCGACCTCGAGTCCTCGCTCAACGGCGCGACTTTCACGGTCGTGTTCGATCAGGCGCCGTTCGTGGAGCAGTCGATCGAGGCGCTCGCGCAGGAAGGTCTCCTCGGACTCGCGTTCGCCGTCGTCGTCATCCTGATCTTCCTGATGTCCGTGCGCTCGACGCTCGTGACGGCGATCTCGATCCCCACGAGCGTCCTCGTGACCTTCGTCGGGCTGCAGGCGTTCGGCTACTCGCTCAACGTCCTGACCCTCGGCGCCCTCACGATCGCCATCGGGCGCGTGGTCGACGACTCCATCGTCGTCATCGAGAACATCAAGCGCCACTACGTCGGCGACGCCGACAAGATCCCCACGATCATCCGCGCCGTGCGGGAGGTGGCCGCCGCCATCACGGCATCCACGATCACCTCGGTCGCGGTGTTCCTCCCCATCGCCTTCGTCGGCGACGTGACCGGCGAGCTGTTCCGGCCGTTCGCGCTCACGGTCACCATCGCCATGGCGGCGTCACTGCTCGTGTCGCTGACGATCGTGCCCGTCCTGGCCTCGTGGTTCCTCAAGCCCGGGAAGGTGGTCCGGGATGCCGAGGGCAACCCGGTCGATCCCGAATCGCCGACCGCGCCGCCCTCGCGCCTGCAGAAGGCCTACGTCCCGATCCTCAGCTGGACCCTCCGGCACTCCTGGGTGACCCTCGGCCTCGCCCTCCTCGTGCTCGCCGGGACCGTGGCATCCGTCCCCCTCCTCAAGACCGACTTCCTGGGCGACTCGGGCCAGAACACGTTCACCGTGACGCAGAAGATCGGTTCGGCACCCAGCCTCACCGCCGAGGATGCCGCCGCTCAGAAGGTCGAGGCGGTGCTGCGCGACATCCCCGGTGTCGAGACCGTGCAGACCTCCATCGGGTCCAGCGGCTCCGCCCTTCGCGATGCCTTCTCCGGTGGGGGCTCGGGTATCACGTACTCGATCACGTCGGAGGCCGGGGTCGATCAGGTCGACCTGCGTGAGCGCGTCCGCACCGCCGTGTCCGACATCGCCGACGCCGGCGACATCGAGGTCAGCGCCCAGGGCAGCGGATTCGGCTCGACCGACATCACCATCGACGTGACCGCCGCCGACGCCGACGGCCTGCAGCAGGCCACCGACGCGGTGGTCGGGGGGCTCGAGGGCCGCGACGGCATCGGACAGGTCTCCAGCAGCCTGTCGGCCTCGTTGCCCTTCGTCTCGGTGCGGGTGGACCGGGATGCCGCCGCCGAGCGCGGACTCTCGGAGCGGACCGTGGGAGCGCTCGTGTCGGGGGCGATGCAGCCGCGCCAGGCGGGCACCGTCGAGATCGACGGGCGCGGCGTGAGCGTCTACATCGCGTCGGACGACCCGCCCACCACGGTCGACACGCTCAAGGCGCTCGAGATCCCCACGGCCGGCGGTGCCGTGCGGCTCGACGAGATCGCCACGGTGGAGACGAGTCAGACGCCGCCGAGCATCACCACGTCGCGCGGCCTGCGCACCGCCACCGTGACCGTCACCCCGACGACCGACGACCTCAGCAGTTCTTCGGCCAGCGTCCGCGACGCGCTCGCGGACGTGGCGCTGCCGGACGGGGCCACCGCGAAGCTCGGCGGCGTCGTGACGAACCAGCAGGACGCCTTCGGGCAGCTCGGCCTCGCGCTGCTCGCGGCGATCCTCATCGTCTACGTCGTGATGGTCGCGACGTTCAAGTCGCTGCGGCAGCCGCTCGAGCTGCTCGTCTCCGTGCCGTTCGCCGCGACCGGTGCCATCCTCATGCTGGCGATCACGGGCGTCCCGCTCGGTGTGGCCGGCATGATCGGCGCGTTGATGCTCGTGGGCATCGTCGTCACGAACGCCATCGTCCTGATCGACCTGGTGAATCAGTATCGCGCGCGCGGACTCAGCGTCTTCGACGCCACCGTCGTCGGCGGCTCACGCCGACTGCGTCCGATCCTCATGACCGCGCTCGCGGCGATCTTCGCGCTCGTGCCCATGGCGCTGGGGATCACGGGACACGGGGGGTTCATCTCGCAGCCGCTGGCCGTCGTGGTGATCGGCGGACTCGTGTCGTCGACGTTCCTGACGCTGCTCGTGCTGCCGACGCTGTACAACCTCGTCGAGGGAGCGCGGGAGCGGCGGGCCGCCCGCCGCGCGGCGACATCGACGCCGGACGCAGGCGCGGCGGAGCCGACGACGGGCGAGCACCCGGTGAGCCGGCGACAGCTGCGCGAGGGCCACTGA